The following proteins are co-located in the Massilia litorea genome:
- a CDS encoding Dps family protein, whose translation MHMDTGINTEDRAKIVESLSTVLGDAFMLYLKTHNFHWNVTGPMFSTLHVMFEEQYTEQWNALDDIAERIRALGHFAPATSRRYTELSSIKEEPDVLSAKEMIRQLVDGNEILVRTLRAGVKVADELDDFPTADMLTTRMEVHEKNAWMLRSFLEQGAGSMQGDASSE comes from the coding sequence ATGCATATGGATACCGGAATCAACACCGAAGACCGCGCCAAGATCGTCGAGTCGCTCTCGACCGTCCTGGGGGATGCCTTCATGCTCTACCTGAAAACGCACAACTTCCACTGGAACGTGACGGGGCCGATGTTCTCGACCCTGCACGTGATGTTCGAGGAGCAGTACACCGAGCAGTGGAACGCCCTCGACGACATCGCCGAGCGCATCCGCGCGCTGGGCCACTTCGCGCCGGCCACCTCGCGGCGCTATACCGAGCTGTCGAGTATCAAGGAGGAGCCGGACGTGCTGTCGGCCAAGGAAATGATCCGCCAGCTGGTCGACGGCAACGAAATCCTGGTCCGCACCTTGCGCGCAGGCGTGAAGGTGGCCGACGAGCTCGACGACTTCCCGACCGCCGACATGCTGACCACCCGCATGGAAGTGCATGAGAAGAACGCGTGGATGCTGCGCTCCTTCCTGGAGCAGGGTGCGGGATCGATGCAGGGAGATGCGTCGTCGGAGTAA
- the hslO gene encoding Hsp33 family molecular chaperone HslO, with amino-acid sequence MTTTDTKDTLQKFIFDNAAVRGELVEISDTWREIQARHGYPKAVRSMLGEMVAAAALLSANLKFNGSIVMQIHGDGPVRLLVVECDADLRIRATAKLAPDADIADEATLSDLLNVNRRGRFVITLDPLEKMPGQQPYQGIVPLDGESVATVIENYMLRSEQMDTKLWLAADDKVSRGLLLQKLPRHSGKDDQTKQATEEEDLETWNRAVVLGSTLKQEELLSTDIETLLNRLFWEETIRVFDPQHPQFHCSCTREKVGNMLKMLGQPEVESALADLGELGINCDFCGKHYAFDKVDCAQLFATATTADALVPPGEIKH; translated from the coding sequence ATGACGACAACGGACACCAAGGACACCCTGCAGAAATTCATCTTCGACAACGCCGCCGTGCGCGGCGAGCTGGTCGAGATTTCCGACACCTGGCGCGAGATCCAGGCGCGCCACGGCTACCCGAAAGCCGTGCGCTCGATGCTGGGCGAGATGGTGGCCGCCGCTGCCCTGCTGTCGGCCAACCTGAAATTCAACGGCTCGATCGTGATGCAGATCCACGGCGACGGTCCGGTGCGCCTGCTGGTGGTCGAGTGCGATGCCGACCTGCGTATCCGCGCCACGGCCAAGCTGGCGCCGGACGCGGACATCGCCGACGAAGCCACCTTGAGCGACCTGCTCAACGTGAACCGCCGCGGCCGTTTCGTCATCACCCTCGACCCGCTCGAGAAGATGCCGGGCCAGCAGCCCTACCAGGGCATCGTGCCGCTCGACGGCGAGAGCGTCGCGACCGTCATCGAAAACTACATGCTGCGCTCGGAACAGATGGACACGAAATTGTGGCTGGCGGCCGACGACAAGGTCTCGCGCGGCCTGCTGCTGCAGAAGCTGCCGCGCCACAGCGGCAAGGACGACCAGACGAAACAGGCCACCGAAGAGGAAGACCTCGAGACCTGGAACCGCGCCGTGGTACTGGGCAGCACGCTGAAGCAGGAAGAACTGCTGAGCACCGATATCGAGACCCTGCTCAACCGCCTGTTCTGGGAAGAGACGATTCGCGTCTTCGATCCGCAGCACCCGCAGTTCCACTGCAGCTGCACCCGCGAGAAGGTCGGCAACATGCTGAAAATGCTGGGCCAGCCGGAAGTCGAATCGGCCCTGGCCGACCTGGGCGAGCTCGGTATCAACTGCGATTTCTGCGGCAAGCACTACGCCTTCGACAAGGTCGATTGCGCCCAGCTGTTCGCTACTGCCACCACGGCCGACGCCCTGGTGCCGCCTGGTGAAATCAAGCACTAA
- a CDS encoding alpha/beta fold hydrolase produces the protein MQPSRSEFLTIRGLRTHVRHWGREGAPKLFMSHGWMDMSASFQFVVDHLKEDWHVIANDWRGFGLSERSHSDTYWFPDYVADLDALLEHYSPDEPVNLLGHSMGGNVVSMYAGVRPERVKKLINLEGIGLMGAKPEQAPKRMAKWLDELRNPPVMRAYASLAEVAGRLQKTNPRLPHERAAFLAEHWSAPNDAGEYAILGDPAHKMSGPLLYHLDEMIAMWKRIAAPVLWIEAAQTEMWRWMGPEHEMRAEVDRRLAHMASVEPHIVADAGHMVHHDQPAVLAELIEAFLNK, from the coding sequence ATGCAGCCATCCCGTTCCGAATTCCTGACCATCCGCGGCCTGCGCACCCATGTGCGCCACTGGGGCCGCGAGGGCGCGCCGAAACTGTTCATGTCGCATGGCTGGATGGATATGTCGGCCTCCTTCCAGTTCGTGGTCGACCATTTGAAAGAAGACTGGCACGTGATTGCCAACGACTGGCGCGGCTTCGGCCTGTCCGAGCGTTCGCATTCGGACACCTACTGGTTCCCCGATTACGTGGCCGACCTCGATGCCCTGCTCGAGCACTACTCGCCAGACGAGCCGGTCAACCTGCTGGGACACAGCATGGGCGGCAATGTCGTCAGCATGTATGCCGGCGTGCGGCCCGAGCGCGTGAAGAAGCTGATCAACCTGGAAGGCATCGGCCTGATGGGCGCGAAGCCGGAACAGGCGCCCAAGCGAATGGCGAAATGGCTGGACGAATTGCGCAATCCGCCCGTGATGCGCGCGTATGCCAGCCTGGCCGAGGTGGCGGGGCGCCTGCAGAAGACCAATCCGCGCCTGCCGCATGAGCGCGCCGCTTTCCTGGCCGAACACTGGTCGGCGCCGAACGATGCGGGGGAGTACGCCATCCTGGGCGACCCGGCGCACAAGATGAGCGGGCCGCTGCTGTATCATCTCGACGAAATGATCGCGATGTGGAAGCGGATCGCGGCGCCGGTGCTGTGGATCGAGGCGGCGCAGACGGAGATGTGGCGCTGGATGGGGCCGGAGCACGAGATGCGCGCCGAAGTGGACCGGCGCCTGGCCCATATGGCCTCGGTCGAGCCGCATATCGTGGCCGATGCCGGGCATATGGTGCACCACGATCAGCCGGCGGTATTGGCGGAGCTGATCGAGGCGTTTTTGAACAAGTGA
- a CDS encoding gamma carbonic anhydrase family protein, producing the protein MAIYQLGEQSPEIDASAFVADSANLIGKVTLEANASVWFGVTIRGDNERITIGENSNVQEGTVMHTDMGYPLVIGKGVTIGHQAMLHGCTVGDGSLIGIQAVILNGAKIGKGCLVGAGALVTEGKEFPDNSLILGSPAKVVRTLTEEDLLRLQANAASYVARGQLFKAQLKHIG; encoded by the coding sequence ATGGCGATTTACCAGCTGGGCGAGCAGTCGCCCGAGATCGATGCGTCGGCCTTCGTGGCCGATTCGGCCAACCTGATCGGCAAAGTGACCCTGGAGGCGAATGCCTCGGTATGGTTCGGCGTCACGATTCGCGGCGACAACGAGCGCATCACGATCGGTGAAAACAGCAATGTCCAGGAAGGCACGGTGATGCACACCGACATGGGCTACCCGCTCGTGATCGGCAAGGGCGTCACCATCGGCCACCAGGCGATGCTGCATGGCTGCACGGTGGGCGACGGTTCGCTCATCGGCATCCAGGCCGTGATCCTGAACGGCGCGAAGATCGGCAAAGGCTGCCTGGTCGGCGCCGGTGCCCTGGTTACCGAAGGAAAAGAGTTCCCGGATAACTCGCTGATATTGGGTTCGCCTGCGAAAGTGGTGCGGACGCTCACGGAAGAAGACCTGCTGCGCCTGCAAGCCAACGCCGCCAGTTACGTGGCGCGCGGCCAGTTGTTCAAGGCGCAGCTCAAGCACATCGGATAG
- a CDS encoding acyl-CoA thioesterase: protein MRDTPRSAFPHLLALPTRWMDNDSYGHVNNVNYYSFFDTAVNRYLIDRGVLDIHSDDIVGFVVETSCSYFSSISFPDLIHVGVRVAKLGNSSVRYELALFRNDEALPSAAGHFVHVYVDRRSNQSVPIPPRVREVLASLAA from the coding sequence ATGCGCGACACGCCCCGCTCCGCCTTCCCCCACCTGCTCGCGCTACCGACGCGCTGGATGGACAACGACAGCTACGGGCATGTCAACAACGTCAACTACTACAGCTTCTTCGACACCGCGGTCAATCGTTACCTGATCGACCGCGGCGTTCTCGACATCCACAGCGACGACATCGTCGGCTTCGTGGTCGAAACAAGCTGCTCCTACTTCAGTTCGATCTCCTTCCCCGACCTGATCCACGTCGGCGTGCGCGTGGCCAAGCTCGGCAATTCGAGCGTGCGCTACGAACTGGCCCTGTTCCGCAACGACGAGGCCTTGCCCTCGGCGGCCGGGCATTTCGTGCACGTGTATGTGGACCGGCGCAGCAATCAATCGGTGCCGATTCCGCCACGGGTGCGCGAGGTGCTGGCGAGCCTGGCTGCCTAA